In a single window of the Micrococcaceae bacterium Sec5.7 genome:
- a CDS encoding ABC transporter permease, whose protein sequence is MFRYLAKRGITYVFMIFLTTTAGYFLAVSQLKPALLEQERIPRPTPEQVANSMRLKGLDPELSPWERYVDWLTGIVTRWDWGRSPNGAFVNAEFGDRVWISTRLFLASIVLTLIIGVALGVYSAARQYRFQDRVITSYSYLAYIVPAPIAYFLVQLGAININETVGERVFFVTGISTPGMDPGWAQFLDMLAHYAVPTFAITIVGWGTYQIAQRQYLLDNVNADFVRTARAKGLTRNQAITRHALRVSFIPVAQSIAFTIPAIFAGGFFAEKIFAWHGVGSWSIDAIALQDVNAATATLAYGSVIFAIGAILADFATTLVDPRVRVQ, encoded by the coding sequence GTGTTCCGATATCTTGCAAAACGTGGCATCACGTATGTCTTCATGATCTTTCTCACCACCACGGCCGGCTACTTCCTGGCCGTCAGCCAGCTGAAGCCGGCATTGCTGGAGCAGGAGCGGATTCCCCGCCCCACGCCAGAGCAAGTGGCCAACTCCATGCGCCTCAAGGGCCTGGACCCGGAGCTCAGCCCGTGGGAACGCTACGTGGACTGGCTCACGGGCATCGTCACCCGCTGGGATTGGGGACGCAGCCCCAACGGAGCCTTTGTCAACGCGGAGTTCGGCGACCGCGTATGGATCTCCACCCGGCTCTTTCTTGCCTCGATTGTCCTGACCCTCATCATCGGTGTTGCCCTGGGGGTGTACTCCGCCGCCCGTCAGTACAGGTTCCAGGACCGCGTGATCACGTCCTACAGCTACCTCGCCTATATTGTGCCGGCCCCCATTGCCTACTTCCTGGTGCAGCTGGGTGCCATCAACATCAACGAGACCGTGGGTGAACGTGTTTTCTTCGTCACCGGCATTTCGACGCCCGGCATGGACCCGGGCTGGGCGCAGTTTCTGGACATGCTGGCGCACTACGCCGTGCCCACCTTTGCAATCACCATCGTCGGCTGGGGCACGTACCAGATCGCCCAGCGCCAGTATCTGCTGGACAACGTGAACGCCGACTTCGTCCGCACAGCACGGGCCAAGGGGCTCACCCGCAACCAGGCCATCACACGCCACGCACTGCGTGTCTCCTTCATCCCGGTGGCCCAGAGCATCGCGTTCACCATCCCCGCGATCTTCGCGGGCGGTTTCTTCGCCGAGAAGATCTTCGCGTGGCACGGCGTGGGTTCCTGGAGCATCGACGCCATCGCCCTGCAGGACGTCAATGCGGCCACGGCAACGCTGGCCTACGGCTCAGTGATCTTCGCGATCGGCGCCATCCTGGCGGACTTCGCCACCACGCTTGTCGACCCGAGAGTGAGGGTGCAGTAG
- a CDS encoding ester cyclase — translation MTTEENKALVLRFYAEIDAGNIDAMDELVAEDYVDHNPPFPGLPAGREGLKQAFRIFWTATPGRHEIDAQLAEDDKVVTRLTATGRHEGDLPGPLPATGTELRETAVAIHRIANGRIAEHWSNRDDLGLMHQLGVVSLPGD, via the coding sequence ATGACGACCGAGGAAAACAAGGCGCTTGTCCTGCGCTTCTACGCGGAAATCGATGCCGGCAATATCGATGCGATGGATGAGCTTGTCGCGGAAGACTATGTCGATCACAATCCGCCGTTTCCGGGCCTCCCGGCCGGGCGGGAGGGCCTTAAGCAGGCATTTCGGATCTTCTGGACTGCCACCCCGGGACGACATGAGATCGATGCCCAGTTAGCCGAGGACGACAAGGTAGTGACCAGGCTGACAGCAACCGGCCGCCATGAGGGGGACCTGCCTGGTCCTCTGCCCGCAACGGGCACGGAGCTGCGCGAGACGGCGGTGGCGATCCATCGCATCGCCAACGGAAGAATCGCCGAGCACTGGTCGAACAGGGATGACCTCGGTCTGATGCACCAGCTGGGCGTCGTATCGCTGCCGGGAGATTGA
- a CDS encoding ABC transporter permease: MTNLNAIDPAAVAEEAHLENSDVVIGKATIIFRRFLRNKTAVAGLMIFLALTVFSFIGGFLTSWDKETIDPFNVGMPPSGEHLLGTSQAGIDLYAMAVEGTRISILIGLVVGLISVLIAAVYGCTMAYFGGKVDKVMLFVLEALIMMPALLVVAVATSGGGDSFKKDLPSWFLLIIVLLVFSWMGTARLIRSLSMSLMQRDYVKAAQYMGVPPRRIVWRHLVPNIGSLLVLDITRGVTGAILAEVAFSFIGIGIRLPDVSLGVLIGQATSQVSTFPWMFWVPLVIMFLLTGSLAMMNDGLRDAFDPSSSSIGKAKKKNK, from the coding sequence ATGACCAACCTCAATGCCATCGACCCGGCCGCCGTCGCCGAAGAAGCGCACCTCGAGAACAGCGATGTGGTGATCGGCAAGGCCACCATCATTTTCCGGCGCTTCCTGCGCAACAAAACGGCTGTAGCGGGCCTGATGATCTTTCTGGCCCTGACCGTTTTCTCCTTCATCGGCGGATTCCTGACCTCGTGGGACAAGGAGACCATCGATCCGTTCAACGTAGGCATGCCGCCGTCCGGCGAACACCTCCTTGGAACGTCCCAAGCCGGGATCGATCTTTACGCGATGGCGGTGGAGGGCACGCGGATCTCCATCCTGATCGGCTTGGTCGTTGGCCTGATCTCGGTGTTGATCGCTGCCGTCTACGGCTGCACCATGGCCTATTTCGGCGGCAAAGTGGACAAGGTGATGCTCTTCGTCCTTGAGGCGCTGATCATGATGCCTGCCCTGCTGGTGGTGGCCGTGGCCACGAGCGGCGGCGGGGACAGCTTCAAGAAAGACCTGCCCAGCTGGTTCCTGCTGATCATCGTGCTGCTGGTCTTCAGCTGGATGGGCACGGCACGCCTGATCCGTTCACTGTCCATGTCCCTCATGCAACGCGACTACGTCAAGGCCGCTCAGTACATGGGCGTCCCGCCGCGCCGGATCGTGTGGCGGCACCTTGTCCCCAACATCGGCTCGCTCCTGGTCCTGGACATCACCCGTGGCGTCACCGGCGCCATTCTCGCCGAGGTGGCTTTTTCCTTCATCGGCATCGGCATCAGGCTCCCGGACGTCAGCCTCGGAGTGCTGATTGGCCAGGCCACGTCGCAGGTTTCCACGTTCCCTTGGATGTTCTGGGTTCCTTTGGTGATCATGTTCCTGCTCACCGGTTCCCTGGCCATGATGAATGACGGCCTCCGCGATGCATTCGATCCCAGCTCCAGCTCCATCGGCAAGGCAAAGAAGAAAAACAAATGA
- a CDS encoding NADPH-dependent FMN reductase encodes MTKSTVLALVGSLRADSHNQKLAEAIQLNAPEQVDVVIHESLGNIPFYNEDIDVEGQVPAAAAALRAAANDADTLLLVTPEHNGTVPASLKNAIDWLSRPFGAGALSGKPTAVVGTAFGQFGGVWAQDEARKAVGIAGAQVLEDVKLAVPGSMIRFAELHPKDDAEVVEQIKGVFDALSAAKTADAAA; translated from the coding sequence ATGACCAAGAGCACCGTACTTGCCCTGGTGGGCAGCCTGCGCGCCGATTCCCACAACCAGAAGCTCGCCGAGGCCATTCAGCTGAATGCACCGGAGCAGGTGGACGTGGTCATCCACGAGAGCCTGGGCAACATCCCGTTCTACAACGAGGACATCGACGTCGAAGGCCAGGTCCCCGCCGCGGCCGCTGCATTGCGCGCAGCCGCCAACGATGCCGACACCCTGCTGCTGGTCACCCCGGAGCACAACGGGACCGTTCCCGCCTCGCTGAAGAACGCCATCGACTGGCTGTCCCGCCCGTTCGGCGCGGGAGCCCTCAGCGGCAAGCCCACCGCCGTCGTCGGAACCGCCTTTGGCCAGTTCGGCGGAGTCTGGGCGCAGGACGAAGCCCGCAAGGCTGTTGGCATCGCCGGCGCCCAGGTCCTCGAGGACGTCAAGCTGGCCGTCCCGGGCTCCATGATCCGCTTCGCCGAACTTCACCCGAAGGACGACGCCGAGGTGGTTGAGCAGATCAAGGGCGTCTTCGACGCGCTGTCCGCAGCAAAGACGGCCGACGCCGCAGCCTAG
- a CDS encoding universal stress protein, which produces MTGIIVVGVDGSGTAQKAAESARDLATALGATLHVVSAFDSDRTEVFGSGSDKWIVSDADDAEKVAKGVAASLSSGDLKVTYSAARGKPAEALIKEAARFDARMIVVGNRRMHGLGRVLGSVANSVAHSAPCDVYIANTYDAD; this is translated from the coding sequence ATGACCGGAATCATTGTTGTTGGCGTGGATGGCAGCGGAACTGCCCAGAAGGCTGCGGAGTCCGCGAGGGATCTCGCTACAGCCCTCGGCGCCACCCTTCACGTGGTCTCCGCGTTCGACAGCGACCGCACCGAGGTATTCGGCAGCGGCAGCGACAAATGGATCGTCTCTGATGCCGACGACGCCGAGAAGGTTGCCAAAGGTGTGGCCGCCAGCCTCAGCTCCGGCGACCTCAAAGTCACCTACTCCGCCGCGCGCGGCAAGCCCGCCGAAGCCCTGATAAAGGAAGCGGCACGCTTTGATGCCCGCATGATCGTGGTGGGCAACCGCCGCATGCACGGCCTTGGACGCGTGCTGGGAAGTGTTGCCAACAGTGTGGCCCACAGTGCCCCCTGCGATGTCTACATCGCCAACACCTACGACGCCGACTAA
- a CDS encoding PLP-dependent aminotransferase family protein, giving the protein MTHETLDAAAALLPAEAIDAIERAATSAHRHEELFSERAANIKQSAVRDVFDISMRPGLVSLAGGSPYLQSLPLEKLGQTAAGIIAEEGLTALQYGGGQGTEELRTQICEVMAAEGILDALPENVVITAGSQSAQDVATKVFCNPGDVVLVEDPTYVGALNTFEAYQVEVETVEMDDDGLVPDLLQAKIAALQAAGKNIKFLYTIPSFNNPSGITLAEDRRQQIVDICRKANILVLEDNPYGLLRFDGKPLTPLRAANPDDVIYMGSFSKIFAPGLRIGWALVPAHLQRRYYLAAEAVTLCPPTLNQMLVSAYLRDYDWRGQIETYRGLYSERCRAMLAALEVHMPEGLSWTRPEGGFFVWVTLPDGVDTYPLLQKAIDAGVVFIPGAAFTHSDEPSNKLRLAFSAVPPEAIAEGVRRLAPVLQEAIAAL; this is encoded by the coding sequence GTGACCCACGAAACACTTGATGCCGCAGCAGCGCTGCTGCCGGCCGAAGCCATTGACGCAATCGAACGCGCGGCCACGTCCGCCCACCGCCACGAGGAACTCTTCTCGGAGCGCGCAGCCAACATCAAGCAGTCTGCCGTGCGGGATGTCTTTGACATCTCCATGCGGCCCGGACTCGTCTCCCTGGCCGGAGGCAGCCCCTACCTGCAGTCCCTCCCCCTGGAAAAACTGGGGCAGACGGCGGCCGGGATCATTGCCGAAGAAGGGCTCACCGCCCTGCAGTATGGCGGAGGACAGGGCACGGAAGAACTCCGCACCCAGATCTGCGAGGTGATGGCAGCCGAGGGAATTCTGGATGCCCTCCCCGAAAACGTAGTGATCACCGCCGGCTCGCAGTCCGCCCAGGACGTTGCCACCAAAGTTTTCTGCAACCCGGGGGACGTTGTCCTGGTGGAAGATCCCACATATGTGGGCGCCCTCAACACATTCGAGGCCTACCAGGTTGAGGTTGAGACCGTTGAAATGGACGACGACGGCCTGGTGCCGGATCTCCTGCAGGCCAAGATCGCCGCGCTTCAGGCCGCCGGCAAAAACATCAAGTTCCTCTACACCATCCCCAGCTTCAACAACCCGTCCGGGATCACGCTGGCCGAAGACCGCCGGCAGCAGATCGTAGATATATGCCGCAAAGCGAATATCTTGGTGCTGGAGGACAACCCCTACGGACTGCTGCGGTTCGACGGCAAACCGCTGACCCCCCTGCGGGCGGCCAACCCGGACGACGTTATCTACATGGGGTCTTTCTCCAAGATCTTTGCCCCGGGATTAAGGATCGGCTGGGCTCTGGTGCCAGCGCACCTTCAGCGCCGTTACTATCTGGCAGCCGAAGCCGTGACGCTCTGCCCGCCCACGCTGAACCAGATGCTGGTTTCGGCCTACCTGCGGGACTACGACTGGCGCGGACAGATCGAAACGTACCGCGGCCTCTACTCCGAACGGTGCCGGGCCATGCTGGCTGCGCTCGAAGTACACATGCCGGAAGGTCTCAGCTGGACCCGGCCCGAGGGAGGATTCTTCGTCTGGGTAACGCTCCCGGACGGAGTGGATACCTACCCGCTCCTGCAGAAGGCGATCGACGCCGGAGTGGTATTCATTCCAGGCGCGGCATTTACGCATTCGGATGAGCCGTCCAATAAGCTGCGGCTGGCGTTCAGCGCGGTCCCGCCGGAAGCCATCGCGGAAGGTGTGCGCCGGCTGGCGCCGGTACTGCAGGAAGCCATCGCCGCGCTGTAA
- a CDS encoding isocitrate lyase/phosphoenolpyruvate mutase family protein, which produces MTTLAHLEPKATAFQALHSADVAPLVLVNAWDAASARLVQEAGASAVATSSSAMSWSLGFPDGNRLPRELAMDALGRIVAATDLPVTADIETGYAGSGGTFDGRQLKETILAVLDAGAVGVNFEDSGELPLTAADEQSRRIRLIRQTAAEAGFGLFINARTDTYLSGNYPDTAFEETLLRAEAYLAAGASGIFVPGVTDLHVLHELSRRIDAPLNALAGVGAPSVGELHDAGVRRISIGGNTAKAAYATVSRVAAEVLGDGNWSELAGARSHAEMDALFARGHAGRKA; this is translated from the coding sequence ATGACGACGCTCGCGCACCTCGAACCCAAAGCAACGGCATTCCAGGCACTCCATTCGGCGGATGTTGCGCCGCTTGTCCTGGTCAACGCGTGGGATGCCGCGTCCGCGCGGCTGGTACAGGAGGCGGGGGCGAGTGCCGTGGCCACATCCAGTTCCGCCATGTCCTGGAGCCTGGGCTTTCCTGACGGCAACCGGCTTCCCCGGGAGCTGGCCATGGATGCCCTGGGAAGGATCGTGGCCGCCACGGATTTGCCGGTCACGGCAGATATCGAAACAGGTTACGCGGGCAGCGGCGGAACCTTCGATGGGCGGCAGCTCAAGGAAACGATCCTTGCGGTACTCGACGCCGGCGCCGTCGGGGTGAATTTTGAGGACTCCGGCGAGCTGCCCCTCACCGCAGCCGATGAACAGTCGCGCCGCATCCGCCTGATCCGGCAGACGGCGGCGGAGGCCGGCTTCGGGCTCTTCATCAACGCGCGGACTGACACTTACCTGTCCGGAAACTATCCGGACACCGCCTTTGAGGAGACCCTGCTCCGGGCTGAAGCCTATCTGGCGGCGGGAGCAAGCGGCATCTTTGTGCCGGGGGTGACGGATCTGCATGTCCTCCACGAGCTTTCCCGGCGAATAGACGCTCCGCTGAACGCGCTCGCGGGAGTGGGGGCGCCGTCCGTCGGGGAGCTGCACGACGCCGGTGTGCGGCGGATCAGCATCGGCGGCAATACCGCGAAGGCGGCTTATGCAACGGTGTCCAGGGTGGCCGCTGAAGTGCTGGGCGACGGGAACTGGTCCGAGCTGGCGGGGGCGCGAAGCCACGCCGAAATGGATGCGCTGTTTGCCCGCGGGCACGCGGGCCGGAAGGCGTAG
- a CDS encoding GerMN domain-containing protein, with the protein MTPGTAVYYVALDDGGGSGVRFGCNDSLVAVHSTGRATGEPLQMALQRLLGGGTDPEAQAAGLYNALAGSTLKFVSGYFNGTTVVVNLTGAVQPGGVCDIPRMEAQLTQTAVTAVGAVRAEIYIDGVRLAEVLSLR; encoded by the coding sequence GTGACACCCGGCACCGCGGTCTACTACGTTGCCTTGGACGACGGCGGCGGCAGCGGTGTGCGCTTCGGCTGCAATGACAGCCTGGTGGCCGTCCACAGCACTGGACGAGCCACCGGCGAGCCGTTGCAGATGGCCCTGCAGAGGCTCCTGGGCGGCGGCACCGATCCCGAAGCCCAAGCCGCCGGACTCTACAACGCCCTGGCAGGCTCGACCCTGAAGTTCGTGTCCGGGTACTTCAACGGCACTACGGTGGTGGTGAATCTGACCGGCGCCGTGCAACCCGGTGGGGTCTGCGACATCCCCAGGATGGAGGCCCAGCTCACCCAGACCGCTGTCACGGCCGTGGGTGCCGTCCGGGCTGAAATCTACATCGATGGCGTCAGGCTGGCAGAAGTTCTGAGCCTGCGCTAG
- a CDS encoding helix-turn-helix domain-containing protein, with amino-acid sequence MFPVSLIPIRSGSQFGAGPERSDAARNRELLLKAARELIDECGADGLTMDRLAERAGVGKGTVFRRFGSRAGLMMTLLSDAEAHFQGRFMFGPPPLGPGAPPLERLIAFGAGRIEYLLEFGDLVRAADTSAHNRFEVPAAVLWHRHIEHLLRSAGLDADPWLMAMSLSATLDPERLLHAVRVQGVAPERLSESWRELVTRVVRGA; translated from the coding sequence ATGTTTCCTGTGAGCCTGATCCCCATCCGCTCCGGATCCCAGTTCGGCGCCGGTCCGGAACGCAGCGATGCCGCCCGGAACCGCGAGCTGCTGCTCAAGGCCGCGCGGGAGCTGATCGACGAGTGCGGAGCGGACGGGCTCACCATGGACAGGCTGGCTGAGCGGGCGGGTGTGGGCAAGGGCACGGTCTTCCGGCGCTTCGGCAGCCGTGCGGGTCTGATGATGACCCTCCTCAGTGACGCCGAAGCGCACTTCCAAGGCCGCTTTATGTTCGGCCCGCCGCCCCTTGGTCCGGGAGCACCTCCACTCGAACGGCTCATCGCCTTTGGTGCGGGAAGGATTGAGTATCTGCTCGAGTTCGGCGATCTGGTGAGGGCTGCCGACACCTCGGCGCACAACCGGTTCGAAGTCCCCGCAGCCGTGCTGTGGCACCGCCACATCGAGCATCTCCTGCGGTCCGCCGGCCTGGACGCTGACCCCTGGCTGATGGCAATGTCGCTGAGCGCCACCTTGGATCCGGAGCGGCTTTTGCATGCTGTCCGCGTGCAGGGAGTGGCGCCGGAGCGTCTGTCGGAATCGTGGCGGGAACTTGTCACACGGGTGGTGCGGGGCGCGTAG